The genomic stretch GATCCGGAGTTCGGACAACCCCTTTGTCCAGCAGTTCATCCACGGAAAAGCGGAGGGGCCGATAAGGGATGAATAAGCTGCAGCGGTGCAGCCCATGTTCCTCCGGAACGAGGGGGAGAGGGCGAGGGGGAGACGGGGAGAAAGATCTTTGAAATTCCTCCACCTATGAAAAGCAGAAGACACAAAAGCCCGGTGGCCTTGCTATTTAAAGGGGAAAAAGCATATTCTTGGAAGATTGGTCCAGGCCCGATTTTCTCCTGACTACCGGCTCCTGGATTCTGGCTCCCGGATTATATGAGAGAAATCCATGAGAAGTTTCAAGACAGAAACATATGTCGGCCTTTTCGTCCTCACGGGGTTCCTCATCTTCATATGGGGAACAACCCAGATCACCAACCTGGGCGATGACGGAGGGTACGAGCTTTACGCCGTCTTCGACAACGCCGCGGGCCTCGACATCAACGCCCCCGTGCGCATGGTCGGTGTCAACATCGGACGGGTCCGCTCCATCGATATCACCGACAGAAAGGCCTGGCTGGCCCTCTTAATCGATAAGGACCGTCAGGTTGACCGGAACGCCACGGTCTCCATCCGCAGCCAGGGCATCCTGGGCGACAAGTTCGTAGGCGTGGACCCCGGGGACAGCGGAAGTTACTACAACCCGGGCGACACCATCACACGCACACGCGCCGGCGCCGATCTCGACAGGCTCATGGATTCGCTCCAGACGGCCGGCCAGGACCTTTCAGCCATCCTTTCCAGCCTCCGCAAGGTCATCGGAACCGAGGACGGCGAACGATCCATGGCCGAGATCCTGGAAAACACCCGCGCCCTTTCATCCAACCTTTCCGCCATGGTCAGCGACAACCGGGACCGGGTAGACAACATCATGGTCAACCTGGACCACCTGACCTCGAAGCTGGACGGGATCGCAGGGGATAACAGGGAGGATATCAGGGAGGTCATCGCCAACATCCGGCAGGTCACCGAGGACATCCGGGACGACCTGCCCCGTCTCACGCAAAAGCTGGAAGGCGCCGCCGACCAGGTGTCCGGGGTCCTTTCGGACAACCGGGAGTCGGTCAAGGTGACCGTCGAGCAGATCAGGAAGGACGCCGAGCTGCTGGAGGAGACCCTCGCGTCGCTCCGTACGGTGGCCCGGCGTATCGAGAGCGGCGAGGGAACGGTGGGCAAGCTCATCAACGAGGACGAAACCTATATCAGCCTCAACGAGACCCTCGGCAGCCTCAGCAAGGCCATGAAGAAGGGGGAACAGCTCCAGATCAACCTCGACATCCACGGCCACTACCTCAGCGAGATCGAGGGGACCAAGGGGTACCTGACCATGGATATCAAGCCGACTCCCGACAAGTTCTACCGGCTTGAGCTGGTGGACGACCCGGAGGGGCTCAGAGACTGGACCAACACCACCGTCACGGAGGTAATTCCCCCGGCGCCCCCCACTACAACCATCACGGACGAAATCCGCTACCAGGATCGCCTCAAGTTCTCCATTGAACTCGGCCGCAGGATCCACGACACCGTTTTCCGCCTCGGATATATCGAATCGGCCTTCGGTTTCGGTGTCGACCGCTACTTCGCCGGCGATGACATGAGACTGTCACTCGACGCATGGGAACTGGATCGGGATGAGAACGCCCGGGTACGGGTGGCCGCGTCCTTCAGGTTCTGGGATCTTTTCCACCTGGACGTGGGGGCCGAGGACATCATCAACGAGAACCGCGACCCCATGTTCATGGTCGGCTTCGGTCTGTCGTTCATCGACGAGGATCTGAAGTACCTCCTGGCCAAATCTCCCATTCCCTGA from bacterium encodes the following:
- a CDS encoding MlaD family protein — encoded protein: MRSFKTETYVGLFVLTGFLIFIWGTTQITNLGDDGGYELYAVFDNAAGLDINAPVRMVGVNIGRVRSIDITDRKAWLALLIDKDRQVDRNATVSIRSQGILGDKFVGVDPGDSGSYYNPGDTITRTRAGADLDRLMDSLQTAGQDLSAILSSLRKVIGTEDGERSMAEILENTRALSSNLSAMVSDNRDRVDNIMVNLDHLTSKLDGIAGDNREDIREVIANIRQVTEDIRDDLPRLTQKLEGAADQVSGVLSDNRESVKVTVEQIRKDAELLEETLASLRTVARRIESGEGTVGKLINEDETYISLNETLGSLSKAMKKGEQLQINLDIHGHYLSEIEGTKGYLTMDIKPTPDKFYRLELVDDPEGLRDWTNTTVTEVIPPAPPTTTITDEIRYQDRLKFSIELGRRIHDTVFRLGYIESAFGFGVDRYFAGDDMRLSLDAWELDRDENARVRVAASFRFWDLFHLDVGAEDIINENRDPMFMVGFGLSFIDEDLKYLLAKSPIP